Below is a genomic region from Triticum dicoccoides isolate Atlit2015 ecotype Zavitan chromosome 5A, WEW_v2.0, whole genome shotgun sequence.
TTGGAATTCCGGACCAACGGCGGCAGCGCCCACCCACCGCCGTCCTTGGCCTTCTGCGCGTCGCGGCCGCAGTCGCCGGCCctcctcgcggcggcggcggcccccgCCGGCGACACGCGCGAGCACTCGTGGTCCGTGGGGAACCGGTGCTTGAGGCACAGCTTCTGCCCGCAATCCTTGCACTGGCTGGTGTTGGAGAAGGTGAGCGTCTCCTTGCAGCGGCGCGCGGGGCAGCGCGGCTTGCGCTTCCTGGCCGGGTCGCAGCCCCGGCGCGACCGCGCGTGCGCGTCGAGGATCTCCGCGTCCGTCTTGTCCGCCCCGTCGCGCTCGATGGAGTCGCCGCAGGCCTCGCAGACGACGACGGTGCGGCCCTGGTCGGCGGCGCGCGGGCAGCCGTGCTCAACGTACGTGCGGTGCTCGGCGCAGAACACCTTGCCGCAGCCGTCGCAGTCGAAGGGCAGGAAGTCGAGCTGGTTGCAGTCCTCCTTGTCGCAGTGCGCGCCCAGGTCCGGGAACGCCTCCGTGCCCCGCCGCGCCATCGCCTCGCCGGTTTCCGATCCCCTCGCTTCCCTCCTGCTTTTCCCCAAGCCGCGCGcgctctctctctgtctttttcttGCGTTCGGGTGCAAAGGAAGGCTTGCGTTGCGTGTGGTGGTGTGATCACGGCGGGCCGACGCGGTACTTTTATACTTTTATTATAGCTTCGGGCGGGCTTCGCCGTCGCCGATGCGGACACGGTTTGCCTCGCCTTTCTTATTGTGCAAGAAGAGCGTGATGGCGATGGCTTTGTTTGGGCTTCTGGATCGATCCGGTCAGCTCTGGAGGCGCCTTTGCTTAGGCGAGGCGGTTTCGATTCCGAGCTGTTCTGCTCGCGTCCGCGTCGGCCGTGACGTGGTGTTGGTTTGGTAGTTTTGGTCGGCTCGGAGTGGACCAGGTCTACTGGGCTGCCCCCGCGATGTAAATCCGAGCCCCGTTATGGGGAAATACCCTTTGAATCCCGCATGTACATACACCCTATATGGGATATTTCTTTTAAGCAATTAAACAAAAAGTCAAAGTACTTCAAAAGTATTTTTAGATTAAACTTGACTTACTTGCGCAATAGTATATCAATTTCCGCACACAAAAAAACCTACGTTGACTTCACAGCGAAAAAGATAAAATTTacttgctattataggtcactattcatgctattttgaccaaaaatttgtcttttttgaaaagaagtcaaagagaaattttctttttgtgaaacttttctcACTAGTATAATGAAAGGTCAAGTTCATTTTAAAAATATTTTCAGAACTTTTTTACTTTTTGTTGAATTGCTAAAAAAAAATCTCATATAGGGTACATATATATGTACCCAGGAACCAAAAGTCCCCCCCCCCCTGCTAAGACTTTTTTTTTGTTAAATTATCACGGCCAAGTTATGCCTTTTTTTTATTATCACGGCCCAGTTATGCCTAGTTTATACTTTTTTTTAAACcagtttatactccctccattccaaaatatagtgtgtACGTGCTTCCCcatgtccaactttgaccataaatttaaccaatgagACCAACTGCGAcgggagaaaaaaattatataattgaaaacttctttcgaatacgaattcactgatataatttttgctcccgccgcaattggtcttgatagttaaatttacggtcaaagttgaagcacggggataGATGAAGCAGTACATTGTGGAATGTAGGGAGTACTTTTTTGGAGACGTCATGAGTCTTTGAAAGATTTTTTTCATCCTTTTTTGTGGTCGCCACTCATGAATTTTGAGCACGATTGCACCCAAATTGTTTACTACCTCCTCCTGGTTTATTGGTCTTCTTAATTTTCTGTGCCAAATTTTGGTCATGGATGtaattaataaaatattaatgcatgtcataaaaaaataGTATCATTGGCCGCCAGTTTGCTTGCCTTCAAGATTGAGCTTATTGTTTAAACAAGCTTGCTCGAACAACCACATAATGAACAAGGTCGCAATTGATGCTAAAGATGTTGTCATTAAGCTCATGTTGGAAGCCCGACGACGGTTGGCCGAGGAGGATTCAAGGGTGGAATGTGAAAAACAAGTTGTGTTTGCGATGGGTCATCAAGAAAAACTGCAACTCTACAATTGTGGGTATGTGGTCATTTCCATCAAATTTTGGATGAAAGTTAGatgttttttttgtaattttggTGGGTATTCTCTCTTTTGGGTTTATAAAGCACTCACGTATTTTGAAAAACTTTGATGGGTATATCTTACCATAAGCATACCATTGGAAACTTAGTTTGAATCTATATAATCAATGATATGGAttttaacatatactccctccgatcctttttacTTCGTGTATTAGATTTATGTCAAGTTAAACTTTTCAAAGTTTAACCAAATTTACATTAAAAAATaccaacatctacaataccaaacatatatattatgaaactacatttcataatgaatctaataatattgatttggCATTATGAATGTTCATACTTTTTTTTGTAAGTTTGGTCCAAGTAGAGATAGTTTAacttcagacaaaacttgtatACATACTAAAAAAGGGCAGAGGGAGTAACTAATATTTAATTGATCAAATTCATGATCAAAAGTTTTCTAATATATGTTAGTGCCTCATAGACACGAATCGTGTGAATACCAAAACTTTTTCTTGGATAAAAGGGGCCATATTGCCCTCATGGGATACGTCGCATCATTCATATACACCACGCAGCATAACTACAACACCCAGGCATAGCCCCAACTAAGGAAACCTACATCCCTGGACACATAGCCATGTGTAAAGGATACCAGAACACTACCTACATGGAACTGAGAAGCATTAGAAACACCTATATTACGGCCACACACCAACAATACGACATCAAAGCAATAAGGACATCCCACATATCCCACGCAGTGTCAAGAAAGTCTTTGAACAGCAGGATTCCAACCATGTGTCCGTCTGAAAACATCATTTGCCACTTGAGAGAATCTCTTGGATACTCCTATAAGCAAATTGTTTTTTGAAAGGAAGGACAACCCTATGCACTGAGCGATGCACACAgccatatctctactcctaatgaagcagttgaTAGCCTGGTACTTCGGTTTTATTTTGGTACTTCggtttttttttcgtcccacctcccaccacccctcccACTGGTTTATTTTTGCCTCacttctcacacaacgaaaaaaaatataatctctattcctaatggagcagttggtagcctNNNNNNNNNNNNNNNNNNNNNNNNNNNNNNNNNNNNNNNNNNNNNNNNNNNNNNNNNNNNNNNNNNNNNNNNNNNNNNNNNNNNNNNNNNNNNNNNNNNNNNNNNNNNNNNNNNNNNNNNNNNNNNNNNNNNNNNNNNNNNNNNNNNNNNNNNNNNNNNNNNNNNNNNNNNNNNNNNNNNNNNNNNNNNNNNNNNNNNNNNNNNNNNNNNNNNNNNNNNNNNNNNNNNNNNNNNNNNNNNNNNNNNNNNNNNNNNNNNNNNNNNNNNNNNNNNNNNNNNNNNNNNNNNNNNNNNNNNNNNNNNNNNNNNNNNNNNNNNNNNNNNNNNNNNNNNNNNNNNNNNNNNNNNNNNNNNNNNNNNNNNNNNTTAGCCTCACTTCTCACGAAAAAAATATAaacagatcagaactttccatgcGGGTGCAAATTATTTAGCaatgtctttatgtgaaagaatcaatcacgaGCAATGTTTAAAaaccaaatctaaattaattaatcttaccATAAGTCTATCAATCACTTTAATTAATATTTCCATATACATCATAAAAAATACATTAATCAAAATACCATATGTTGTG
It encodes:
- the LOC119297330 gene encoding zinc finger AN1 domain-containing stress-associated protein 17-like, which produces MARRGTEAFPDLGAHCDKEDCNQLDFLPFDCDGCGKVFCAEHRTYVEHGCPRAADQGRTVVVCEACGDSIERDGADKTDAEILDAHARSRRGCDPARKRKPRCPARRCKETLTFSNTSQCKDCGQKLCLKHRFPTDHECSRVSPAGAAAAARRAGDCGRDAQKAKDGGGWALPPLVRNSKMF